From a region of the Bacteroidota bacterium genome:
- a CDS encoding glutamine--tRNA ligase/YqeY domain fusion protein translates to MTIKEEEKTEKKSLNFIEEIIEEDLRNGKNEKRVHTRFPPEPNGYLHIGHAKSICLNFGLAKSYNGLCNLRFDDTNPVKEDVEYVDSILEDVKWLGFEWDNQPYYASDYFDQLYAWAVKLVQAGKAYVDDQSAEEISANRGTPTKAGNESPYKNRSIEENLDLFERMKKGEFKDGEKVLRAKIDMSSPNMHMRDPAIYRIKHTDHHRTGNKWCIYPMYDFAHGESDYLEGITHSICTLEFEVHRPLYDWFLDNIIDTTYRPRQIEFARLNLTYTVMSKRKLLTLVEEKYVEGWDDPRIPTISGLRRRGYTPESIRNFAERVGVAKRDNVIDVGLLEFCIREDLNKKVARVMAVLDPLKIVITNYPEGKTELLEIENNPEDESMGKREMPFSREIYIEKSDFMEDPPKKYFRLKPGGEVRLKAGYIIKCEEVVKDENGVIAEVRCTYDPDTKSGSGEMRKVKGTLHWVSAEHAIDSEVRLYDRLFLNEDPEDVPEGLDYKSTINPESLKTVIAKLEPSLADAKPMDKFQFQRMGYFCVDKASTSEKQVYNRTVTLRDSWAKMNK, encoded by the coding sequence ATGACGATTAAGGAAGAGGAAAAAACAGAAAAGAAATCATTGAATTTCATCGAAGAAATTATTGAAGAAGACTTGCGAAACGGGAAAAACGAAAAGAGAGTGCATACTCGTTTTCCTCCCGAACCCAATGGCTATTTGCATATTGGCCATGCTAAATCAATTTGCCTCAATTTCGGTTTAGCAAAGTCGTATAATGGTTTATGTAATCTTCGCTTTGATGATACCAATCCTGTAAAAGAAGATGTTGAATATGTTGACTCCATTTTGGAAGATGTTAAATGGTTAGGTTTCGAGTGGGATAATCAACCTTATTATGCATCCGATTATTTTGATCAGTTATATGCATGGGCAGTCAAGTTAGTTCAAGCTGGTAAAGCCTATGTGGATGATCAAAGTGCGGAGGAAATTTCTGCCAACAGAGGAACCCCAACCAAAGCAGGAAACGAAAGTCCTTATAAAAATCGATCCATTGAAGAAAATCTGGATTTGTTTGAAAGAATGAAAAAGGGTGAGTTTAAGGATGGTGAAAAAGTATTAAGAGCTAAAATTGATATGAGCTCACCCAATATGCATATGCGCGATCCGGCTATTTACAGGATCAAACATACAGATCATCACCGTACAGGAAATAAATGGTGTATTTATCCAATGTATGATTTTGCTCATGGTGAGTCTGATTATTTAGAGGGAATAACGCATTCCATTTGTACACTTGAATTTGAAGTGCACAGGCCACTTTACGATTGGTTTTTAGATAATATTATTGATACAACCTACAGACCTCGTCAAATTGAATTTGCCCGACTAAACCTGACCTACACCGTAATGAGCAAACGAAAGCTGCTAACACTGGTTGAGGAAAAATATGTTGAGGGCTGGGATGATCCCAGAATACCAACTATTTCAGGTTTAAGAAGAAGAGGTTATACGCCTGAATCGATTCGAAACTTTGCAGAACGAGTAGGAGTGGCCAAACGTGATAATGTAATAGATGTTGGATTACTGGAGTTTTGTATTCGTGAGGACTTAAATAAAAAAGTTGCACGAGTTATGGCTGTACTCGATCCGTTAAAAATTGTTATTACCAATTATCCAGAGGGTAAAACAGAGTTACTCGAAATAGAAAATAATCCAGAAGATGAATCAATGGGAAAGCGTGAAATGCCTTTCTCGAGAGAAATATATATTGAGAAATCTGACTTTATGGAGGATCCTCCTAAAAAATACTTCCGATTAAAACCCGGTGGAGAAGTTCGATTAAAGGCTGGCTATATCATCAAGTGTGAAGAAGTTGTAAAGGATGAAAATGGTGTAATAGCTGAAGTTCGTTGCACCTATGATCCAGATACAAAAAGTGGCTCTGGAGAAATGAGGAAAGTAAAAGGAACCTTACATTGGGTATCTGCTGAACATGCAATTGATTCTGAAGTCAGACTTTACGACCGCTTATTCCTGAATGAAGATCCAGAGGATGTTCCTGAAGGTTTGGATTATAAATCAACTATTAATCCTGAAAGCCTGAAAACCGTGATTGCTAAATTGGAACCCAGTTTAGCCGATGCAAAACCGATGGACAAGTTCCAGTTTCAGCGTATGGGCTATTTTTGTGTTGACAAGGCTAGCACAAGCGAAAAACAGGTTTATAATAGAACAGTTACATTACGGGATAGCTGGGCTAAGATGAATAAATAA
- a CDS encoding 6-carboxytetrahydropterin synthase — translation MTTIRITKEFRFETSHILKDYDGLCKNIHGHSYRLMVTVSGSPINDDKSPKNGMVMDFGDLKSIVYEDIVNKYDHTLVVNEDSTEAVKEAMKIATGRVIFTPYQPTCENMVAEFARLIKDKLPAQISLCCVRLYETPTSYAEWLEGDN, via the coding sequence ATGACAACAATAAGAATAACAAAAGAATTCAGGTTCGAGACTTCACATATATTGAAAGACTATGATGGTTTGTGTAAAAACATCCATGGACATTCCTATCGTCTCATGGTCACTGTATCCGGCTCTCCTATTAATGATGACAAAAGTCCTAAGAATGGGATGGTCATGGATTTTGGCGATTTAAAAAGCATTGTATACGAGGATATCGTAAACAAATACGACCATACTCTAGTAGTAAATGAGGACAGTACTGAGGCAGTAAAAGAGGCCATGAAAATTGCTACTGGACGCGTTATTTTCACACCTTATCAACCAACTTGTGAAAACATGGTAGCCGAGTTTGCCCGACTAATTAAAGATAAGCTTCCTGCACAAATTTCTTTGTGCTGTGTTCGACTTTATGAAACACCTACTTCCTATGCCGAATGGTTGGAAGGGGATAATTAA
- a CDS encoding rubredoxin yields the protein MKIKFKCQVCGYIYDPAVGDTEHGVEAGTDFDDIKDDWKCPLCTAGKEAFEEDEYY from the coding sequence ATGAAAATTAAATTCAAGTGTCAGGTTTGCGGCTATATTTATGATCCAGCAGTAGGAGATACTGAACATGGTGTTGAAGCCGGAACCGACTTCGATGATATTAAAGATGATTGGAAATGCCCGCTTTGCACAGCAGGAAAAGAAGCATTCGAAGAAGACGAATACTATTAA
- a CDS encoding dihydroorotate dehydrogenase-like protein, translated as MTDLSTKYLGFDLKSPIIVGSSGLTNSVIAVKEHADNGAGAVVLKSLFEEQIRMESEQNIQNVGSDNLYAEAQDYISNYTKDHNLDKYLQLIEDCKKEVDIPVIASINCVSADGWPEFASKIEKAGADALELNVFILPSDFARGTDENETVYFKIVEEVQKYCTLPLSLKISYYFTNLAQMIQKLSFTGIKGLTLFNRFFSPDFDLKTKKVVAANLLSNPAELTTSLRWIGIMYDRVRCDLAASTGVHDGEGVVKQILAGANAVQVVSALYKNGNSHLVQIKNGLIKWMEDNGHKSLNEFRGKMSQSVINDPAAYERVQFMKYFSGIE; from the coding sequence ATGACCGATTTAAGCACAAAATATTTAGGTTTCGATTTAAAAAGTCCAATTATCGTGGGCAGTTCAGGATTAACAAATTCAGTAATTGCAGTGAAGGAGCATGCTGATAATGGTGCTGGTGCTGTTGTATTAAAATCACTTTTCGAAGAACAGATTCGGATGGAATCTGAGCAAAATATTCAAAATGTTGGTAGTGATAACTTGTATGCCGAAGCACAGGATTATATCTCTAATTATACGAAAGATCATAATTTAGATAAATATCTTCAGCTCATTGAAGATTGCAAGAAAGAAGTTGATATTCCTGTTATTGCCAGCATCAATTGTGTTAGTGCTGATGGTTGGCCTGAATTTGCTTCCAAAATAGAAAAAGCTGGTGCCGATGCATTGGAACTTAACGTTTTTATACTTCCTTCCGATTTTGCACGGGGAACTGATGAAAATGAAACAGTATATTTCAAAATAGTAGAAGAAGTACAAAAATATTGCACATTACCCTTATCATTAAAAATCAGTTATTATTTCACCAATTTGGCTCAAATGATACAGAAATTATCATTTACAGGAATTAAGGGCCTCACTTTGTTCAATCGTTTTTTTAGTCCTGATTTCGATTTAAAAACCAAGAAAGTAGTAGCAGCAAACCTTTTAAGCAATCCTGCCGAACTAACTACTTCCTTGCGTTGGATAGGCATTATGTACGATCGTGTACGTTGTGATTTAGCTGCATCAACAGGGGTTCACGATGGCGAAGGAGTTGTCAAACAAATACTGGCAGGCGCAAACGCAGTGCAAGTAGTTTCAGCCTTATATAAAAATGGCAATAGCCATTTAGTGCAAATTAAAAATGGCTTAATTAAATGGATGGAAGACAACGGACACAAATCCCTAAATGAGTTTAGAGGAAAAATGAGCCAATCGGTAATTAACGATCCTGCCGCCTATGAGCGTGTTCAGTTTATGAAATACTTTAGTGGTATTGAATAA
- a CDS encoding Omp28-related outer membrane protein, translating to MKKAFIALFALLVGTGVLLVSCDKEDNPDPNDPKNETVYVSKVIENKKVVIEEFTGVKCGYCPDGHVRAHDILLANPGNAFVIAYHPQSGGYNTPYAGDQDLRRTWPDQLWAMTFAGKNAMPGAFVQRRLYGGIRWQSRSNWATYADGIMAEVSPLNVGFTSSYDETTKTLTVEAQVYYTTDVTTGNTLYCVLLEDGIVTQQSGNPNPPDYVHARTFREGLSDVLGDPITEATAVGAMIKKTWTFDNSSRNYNMNNCQVVVFVRDEATNEVISGNQAKVNLSTPL from the coding sequence ATGAAAAAAGCATTTATAGCCTTATTTGCACTTTTGGTAGGAACCGGAGTATTATTGGTTTCATGTGATAAGGAAGACAATCCGGATCCAAATGATCCAAAAAACGAGACAGTTTATGTAAGTAAAGTTATTGAAAACAAAAAAGTTGTTATTGAAGAGTTTACAGGTGTGAAATGTGGTTATTGTCCTGATGGTCATGTTAGAGCACATGATATTCTATTAGCTAATCCTGGAAATGCTTTTGTGATAGCATATCATCCTCAATCAGGTGGATATAACACACCTTATGCTGGCGATCAAGACCTTAGAAGAACATGGCCAGATCAATTATGGGCAATGACTTTTGCAGGTAAAAATGCTATGCCTGGTGCTTTTGTACAGAGAAGATTATATGGTGGTATTCGCTGGCAAAGTCGCTCCAATTGGGCCACTTATGCTGATGGTATCATGGCAGAAGTATCTCCATTGAATGTTGGCTTTACATCCAGTTATGATGAAACAACTAAAACACTTACAGTTGAAGCTCAGGTGTATTATACTACTGATGTGACTACTGGAAATACATTATATTGTGTATTACTCGAAGATGGAATTGTAACTCAACAGTCTGGCAACCCAAATCCACCAGATTATGTGCATGCCCGCACTTTCCGTGAAGGCTTGTCAGATGTTTTGGGAGATCCCATTACTGAAGCAACTGCTGTAGGAGCCATGATTAAGAAAACATGGACATTCGACAATTCAAGCAGAAATTACAATATGAATAATTGCCAAGTTGTTGTTTTTGTAAGAGACGAAGCAACTAATGAAGTAATTAGTGGTAATCAGGCAAAAGTGAATTTGTCTACACCATTATAA